A genomic region of Micromonospora sp. NBC_01796 contains the following coding sequences:
- a CDS encoding CBS domain-containing protein codes for MTSYRVADLMTRKVVYLSAQTNLDEAARAMADADIGDIVVTDGQNLYGMVTDRDIVVRAVAEHKDPAKTTLGSIATREIVMIEQSSTGAEAARLMRERAVRRVLVCDVDRQLVGIISLGDLAQQLDPSSALSDISEASPSS; via the coding sequence ATGACCAGCTATCGGGTCGCCGACCTGATGACCCGGAAGGTCGTCTATCTGTCGGCGCAGACGAACCTCGACGAGGCGGCCAGGGCGATGGCGGACGCGGACATCGGCGACATCGTGGTGACCGACGGCCAGAACCTGTACGGCATGGTGACCGACCGGGACATCGTGGTCCGGGCGGTGGCCGAGCACAAGGATCCGGCGAAGACGACGCTCGGCTCGATCGCCACCCGGGAGATCGTGATGATCGAGCAGAGTTCGACCGGGGCCGAGGCGGCCCGGTTGATGCGGGAACGGGCCGTACGCCGGGTGTTGGTGTGTGACGTGGACCGCCAACTGGTCGGCATCATCTCCCTGGGTGACCTGGCCCAGCAGCTCGACCCGTCGTCCGCGCTGAGCGACATCAGCGAGGCCAGCCCGAGCAGCTAG
- a CDS encoding SGNH/GDSL hydrolase family protein, translated as MRWRSYVAVGDSFTEGMDDAYPDGTYRGWADLVAARLAVEAGPDFGYANLAIRGRLFPSVVAEQVPAALAMRPDLVSFAAGGNDVLRRNFDAEALTGRFDQVIRDFREAGADVLVFRFADIVSRLPGQRMMAPRVALLNRAVGETAQRYGAKLVDLFADDVFQHPEFWSADRLHLSAAGHRRVAGHVLAALGVPADEQWLVVPPQPAPTPWLAARGADLRWAGQHLAPWIKRRLTGRSSGDTVTAKRPVLGPLSD; from the coding sequence ATGCGCTGGCGCAGCTACGTGGCGGTGGGAGACAGCTTCACCGAGGGCATGGACGACGCGTACCCGGACGGCACCTACCGGGGGTGGGCCGACCTGGTCGCCGCCCGCCTGGCCGTCGAGGCCGGGCCCGATTTCGGGTACGCGAACCTCGCGATCCGGGGGCGGCTGTTCCCGAGTGTGGTGGCCGAGCAGGTGCCCGCGGCTCTCGCCATGCGCCCCGACCTGGTCAGCTTCGCGGCCGGCGGCAACGACGTACTGCGGCGCAACTTCGACGCCGAGGCGTTGACCGGCCGGTTCGACCAGGTGATCCGGGACTTCCGGGAGGCCGGCGCGGACGTGCTGGTGTTCCGGTTCGCCGACATCGTGTCCCGGCTGCCGGGCCAGCGGATGATGGCTCCCCGGGTGGCGCTGCTGAACCGTGCCGTCGGCGAGACCGCCCAGCGGTACGGCGCCAAGCTGGTCGACCTCTTCGCCGACGACGTGTTCCAGCACCCGGAATTCTGGAGTGCGGACCGGTTGCACCTCTCCGCCGCCGGTCACCGCCGGGTCGCCGGGCACGTCCTGGCCGCGCTCGGCGTGCCGGCGGACGAGCAGTGGCTGGTCGTACCGCCGCAGCCGGCGCCGACACCGTGGCTGGCCGCCCGTGGCGCCGACCTGCGCTGGGCCGGTCAGCACCTGGCCCCGTGGATCAAGCGCCGCCTCACCGGCCGTTCGTCCGGCGACACGGTCACCGCGAAACGACCCGTACTCGGCCCGTTGTCCGACTGA
- a CDS encoding SufE family protein produces the protein MAPKKLDEIIEEFASAPRELVLEMLLEYSDAVPPLPAELAGHAGMEQVPECQTSFFLRAEVTPEGTVDTWFDCPPEAPTTRAFAGILAEGLAGASAEEVLDVPDDLYQRMGLAQAISPLRVRGGTAILARLKRQVREQIG, from the coding sequence ATGGCTCCGAAGAAGCTTGACGAGATCATCGAGGAGTTCGCCTCCGCACCACGTGAGCTGGTGCTGGAGATGCTGCTCGAATACTCCGACGCGGTTCCGCCGCTGCCGGCCGAGCTGGCCGGGCACGCCGGTATGGAGCAGGTCCCGGAGTGTCAGACCTCGTTTTTCCTCCGCGCCGAGGTGACCCCGGAGGGCACGGTCGACACCTGGTTCGACTGCCCGCCCGAGGCGCCGACCACCCGCGCGTTCGCCGGCATCCTCGCCGAGGGGCTGGCCGGGGCGAGCGCCGAGGAGGTGCTCGACGTACCGGATGATCTTTACCAGCGGATGGGCCTGGCCCAGGCGATCAGCCCGCTGCGGGTACGCGGCGGCACCGCGATCCTGGCCCGACTGAAGCGACAGGTACGGGAACAGATCGGCTGA
- a CDS encoding SigE family RNA polymerase sigma factor, producing MDPSLSEFDNFVRTRTPALLRSAYLLTGDQHLAEDLVQSALARTHRAWRGLHQTGNAEAYTRKTMYHLQVSWWRRRRVAESMTGEMPEPRRDASTDHAHQTALRLSLRAALLKLSAKQRAVLVLRFFEDRSEAEAADLLGVSAGTVKSQTSRALARLRAVAPELADMYLLEGSVR from the coding sequence GTGGATCCCTCACTTAGCGAGTTCGACAACTTCGTCCGCACCCGTACCCCGGCGCTGCTGCGCTCGGCGTACCTGCTGACCGGCGACCAGCACCTGGCCGAGGACCTCGTCCAGTCGGCGTTGGCCCGTACCCACCGCGCCTGGCGGGGACTGCACCAGACCGGGAACGCCGAGGCGTACACCCGCAAGACCATGTACCACCTGCAGGTCTCCTGGTGGCGGCGACGCCGGGTGGCCGAGTCGATGACCGGTGAGATGCCCGAGCCGCGCCGGGACGCCTCCACGGACCACGCCCACCAGACCGCGTTGCGGCTCTCCCTGCGGGCGGCGCTGCTGAAGCTGTCCGCGAAGCAGCGGGCGGTTCTGGTGCTGCGGTTCTTCGAGGACCGCTCCGAGGCCGAAGCCGCCGACCTGCTCGGCGTCTCCGCCGGCACGGTCAAGAGCCAGACCTCACGGGCACTGGCCCGACTGCGCGCCGTCGCCCCCGAACTTGCCGACATGTACCTCCTGGAAGGGAGCGTTCGATGA
- a CDS encoding DsbA family oxidoreductase gives MEIDLYADVVCPWCYIGKTRLEEALKAYDGEVTVRLRPFQLDPSPVPEPLPVLDALGAKFGGRQRAEQMINRVVDVAAGAGLVLHYDHALAANTFDAHRLIWFAGQRGLDSEMIDALYRAHFVDGVDVGSTASLATVAAGVGLDETEVREFLDSTAGTAEVRAALNEARELGISSVPTYVLAGKYAVTGAQETETLLAALAEVAQREAAS, from the coding sequence GTGGAAATCGATCTCTATGCGGACGTCGTCTGCCCCTGGTGCTACATCGGCAAGACCCGGCTCGAAGAGGCGCTCAAGGCCTACGACGGCGAGGTGACGGTCCGGCTGCGGCCGTTCCAGCTCGACCCGTCGCCGGTGCCCGAGCCGCTGCCGGTGCTGGACGCACTGGGCGCGAAATTCGGTGGCCGGCAGCGTGCCGAACAGATGATCAACCGGGTGGTGGATGTCGCCGCCGGTGCCGGACTGGTCCTGCACTACGACCACGCGTTGGCGGCGAACACCTTCGACGCGCACCGGCTGATCTGGTTCGCCGGGCAGCGTGGGCTGGACAGCGAGATGATCGACGCCCTCTACCGGGCCCACTTCGTCGACGGGGTCGACGTCGGGTCGACCGCGTCGCTCGCCACCGTCGCCGCCGGGGTCGGGCTGGACGAGACCGAGGTACGGGAGTTCCTCGACTCCACCGCCGGCACCGCAGAGGTACGGGCAGCCCTCAACGAGGCCCGCGAGTTGGGCATCAGCAGCGTGCCGACCTACGTCCTCGCCGGCAAGTACGCCGTCACCGGCGCCCAGGAGACGGAGACCCTGCTCGCCGCACTGGCCGAGGTGGCCCAGCGCGAAGCAGCCTCCTGA
- a CDS encoding sulfurtransferase, whose translation MSVPSDPTPALQAYADPQRLVTTEWLAENLGAKGLVVIESDEDVLLYETGHIPGAIKVDWHLELNDQVTRDYLSADAFAELCAAKGIGRDDTIVFYGDNFNWWAAYALWVFSLFGHGDVRLLNGGRQKWVAEGRELTREKVERPRAEYPVPTRDDSQIRAYRDQVAAHIASARPLVDVRSPGEYSGALLHMPDYPQEGAMRGGHIPGAVNKPWKSAANEDGTFKRPDELRAIYADELGLSTADDIIAYCRIGERSSHTWFVLRHLLGYPQVRNYDGSWTEWGNLVRAPVVQGDQPGGLPTP comes from the coding sequence ATGTCCGTACCAAGTGATCCCACGCCTGCCCTGCAGGCATACGCCGACCCGCAGCGCCTCGTCACCACCGAGTGGCTGGCCGAGAACCTGGGCGCGAAGGGTCTGGTGGTGATCGAATCCGACGAGGATGTGCTGCTCTACGAGACCGGCCACATCCCCGGTGCGATCAAAGTCGACTGGCACCTGGAACTGAACGACCAGGTCACCCGGGACTATCTCAGCGCCGACGCGTTCGCCGAGCTCTGTGCGGCCAAGGGCATCGGCCGGGACGACACGATCGTGTTCTACGGCGACAACTTCAACTGGTGGGCGGCGTACGCCCTCTGGGTCTTCTCCCTCTTCGGCCACGGTGACGTACGGCTGCTCAACGGCGGCCGGCAGAAGTGGGTGGCGGAGGGTCGCGAGCTGACCCGGGAGAAGGTCGAGCGCCCGCGCGCCGAGTACCCGGTGCCGACGCGTGACGACAGCCAGATCCGTGCGTACCGCGACCAGGTGGCGGCGCACATCGCCAGTGCCCGGCCGCTGGTCGACGTCCGCTCGCCGGGTGAGTACAGCGGTGCGCTGCTGCACATGCCCGACTACCCGCAGGAGGGGGCGATGCGCGGTGGGCACATCCCCGGTGCGGTGAACAAGCCGTGGAAGTCGGCGGCCAACGAGGACGGCACCTTCAAGCGTCCCGACGAACTCCGGGCGATCTACGCCGACGAGCTGGGGCTGTCGACCGCGGACGACATCATCGCGTACTGCCGGATCGGTGAGCGGTCCAGCCACACCTGGTTCGTGCTGCGCCACCTGCTCGGCTACCCGCAGGTCCGCAACTACGACGGCTCCTGGACAGAATGGGGCAACCTGGTCCGCGCCCCCGTCGTCCAAGGCGACCAACCAGGCGGCCTCCCCACCCCCTGA
- a CDS encoding class I SAM-dependent methyltransferase encodes MSDIANIPDLIRYALRHDEFQRAVLSGTMHGATHPWRRVVVRKVALRGTVQTQVEWHTSDNSTTRNYTGIDAVIDELVEVPFRNGHVELRTATIEGRVSKRGKLLLSRRNEANNRDLAHDRVRRRAIPEDAPFLEVLGVSRDGAVKPTAQRKYRQINEFVRVLGATLGEKQDRDRPLQVLDLGCGNAYLTFATVHHLTESGIPCVVVGVDRDAELVARNNSRAEQLGWQDRLTFTTALIDRYEPTESPDLVVALHACDTATDDVLALAVEQNADYLLASPCCQHDLQRQLRSRAMPEGFRDLVRDGVLKEQLGDLLTDSLRASVLRLVGYQVDVFAFVPVEHTPRNNLIRAVRTPGPVDRDAEASVRATTGMFGVRPRLAELLRHRLPDDLLGGVRAGGDDATGDTR; translated from the coding sequence ATGTCTGATATCGCCAATATTCCGGATCTCATTCGCTACGCGCTGCGACACGACGAGTTCCAGCGCGCGGTTCTCAGCGGCACGATGCACGGGGCAACACACCCCTGGCGCCGCGTTGTCGTACGGAAGGTAGCGCTGCGGGGCACGGTCCAGACCCAGGTCGAGTGGCACACCAGCGACAACTCGACCACCCGGAACTACACCGGGATCGACGCGGTGATCGACGAACTCGTCGAGGTGCCGTTCCGCAACGGCCACGTGGAGTTGCGTACGGCCACGATCGAGGGGCGGGTCAGCAAGCGCGGCAAGCTGCTGCTGTCCCGCCGGAACGAGGCGAACAACCGCGATCTCGCGCACGACCGGGTACGCCGCCGCGCCATCCCGGAGGACGCCCCGTTCCTCGAAGTGCTCGGCGTCAGCCGTGACGGTGCGGTGAAGCCGACCGCCCAGCGCAAGTACCGCCAGATCAACGAATTCGTACGGGTCCTCGGCGCCACCCTCGGCGAGAAGCAGGATCGGGACCGGCCGTTGCAGGTACTGGATCTCGGGTGCGGGAACGCGTACCTGACGTTCGCCACCGTCCACCACCTCACCGAGTCCGGGATTCCGTGTGTGGTCGTCGGCGTCGACCGGGATGCCGAGCTGGTGGCCCGGAACAACTCGCGGGCGGAACAGCTCGGGTGGCAGGACCGCCTCACGTTCACCACGGCACTGATCGACCGGTACGAACCGACCGAGTCGCCGGACCTGGTGGTCGCGTTGCACGCCTGCGACACCGCGACCGATGACGTACTCGCGCTGGCGGTGGAGCAGAACGCGGACTACCTGCTTGCTTCACCGTGTTGCCAGCACGACCTGCAACGGCAGTTGCGTTCCCGGGCGATGCCCGAGGGCTTCCGCGACCTCGTCCGCGACGGGGTGCTCAAGGAACAGTTGGGCGACCTGCTCACCGACTCGCTGCGCGCATCGGTGCTGCGTCTGGTCGGCTACCAGGTTGACGTGTTCGCGTTCGTCCCGGTCGAACACACCCCGCGCAACAACCTGATCCGGGCGGTCCGTACCCCCGGTCCCGTCGACCGCGACGCCGAGGCATCGGTCCGTGCCACGACCGGGATGTTCGGCGTACGGCCACGGCTCGCCGAACTGCTCCGGCACCGCCTACCCGACGATCTGCTCGGCGGCGTCCGAGCCGGGGGTGATGACGCCACCGGGGACACCCGGTAA
- a CDS encoding helix-turn-helix domain-containing protein: MAGSLATVSPLARRMRLGAEIRALRGTETAAAIARRAGLDRTVVSKIEAGERRAGLDTILKILDVLPIEPGGITYRELQQIARDGLKKGWWGAAEYAQMGDRQARTADLECGATIREYQGSMLPGLLQTEAYARHRGQVAIGKGHRFDLTADVAGRLRRQKQRTGTYDVVLEPQAIWRSPVPPDVMHEQLLHLLGIARTAENVYIRLLPVDAQLGAGWVPRSPFAVYDYAAGDLTLVSVDTVGTDLVVTAPNEAADYAQLFEELRAAALDQKSSADLIQQAAETLAA; the protein is encoded by the coding sequence GTGGCCGGATCCCTCGCAACTGTCAGCCCACTCGCCCGGCGCATGCGCCTCGGCGCGGAGATCCGGGCATTGCGTGGCACCGAGACCGCGGCTGCGATCGCCCGTCGAGCCGGCCTGGATCGGACCGTCGTATCCAAGATCGAGGCAGGTGAGCGCCGTGCCGGCCTCGACACCATCCTCAAGATCCTGGACGTGCTGCCGATCGAACCCGGTGGGATCACCTACCGGGAGCTACAGCAGATTGCTCGGGACGGCCTGAAGAAGGGCTGGTGGGGAGCTGCCGAGTACGCCCAGATGGGCGACCGTCAGGCTCGGACCGCCGACCTGGAATGTGGCGCCACGATCCGCGAGTATCAAGGCTCCATGCTGCCCGGCCTGCTCCAGACGGAGGCGTACGCCCGACATCGTGGGCAGGTCGCGATCGGCAAGGGCCATCGGTTCGATCTGACCGCCGACGTTGCCGGGAGACTCCGTAGGCAGAAGCAGCGGACAGGCACCTATGACGTGGTTCTGGAACCCCAGGCCATTTGGCGGTCACCCGTGCCGCCGGACGTAATGCACGAGCAACTGCTCCACCTGCTCGGCATCGCGCGGACCGCAGAGAACGTGTACATCCGCCTCCTGCCGGTTGACGCCCAACTCGGAGCCGGGTGGGTGCCCCGCTCACCGTTCGCCGTGTACGACTATGCCGCAGGTGATCTGACACTGGTCTCCGTGGACACGGTCGGCACCGACCTGGTGGTCACCGCGCCGAACGAGGCGGCGGACTACGCGCAACTGTTCGAGGAGTTGCGCGCTGCCGCACTCGATCAGAAGTCGAGCGCGGATCTCATCCAGCAGGCGGCCGAGACCCTGGCCGCCTGA
- a CDS encoding DUF397 domain-containing protein, which translates to MNEPQFLDFRRTSKSDGGQNCVEVADAVDASAVRVRDSKDQTGPVLEFGGVGWRAFIATVQNGELTTNA; encoded by the coding sequence ATGAACGAGCCTCAATTCCTCGACTTCCGCAGGACCAGCAAGTCCGACGGCGGGCAGAACTGCGTCGAGGTTGCCGACGCGGTGGACGCCAGTGCCGTCCGGGTGCGGGACAGCAAAGACCAGACTGGTCCGGTGCTGGAGTTCGGCGGTGTCGGATGGCGTGCGTTCATCGCGACCGTCCAGAACGGGGAGCTCACCACCAACGCCTGA
- a CDS encoding SDR family oxidoreductase, with amino-acid sequence MKVLVTGASGTLGRAVVPRLLGAGFDVRGMSRRPRPAADGVEWVVADLAAGTGVDLAVTGVDAVVHLASATRSTSARVDVAGTRRLVTDAAEAGVRHLLYVSIVGIDQVPLRYYRLKLAAEQVVAAGAVPWSILRATQFPQLLDQILGGASRLGPVLGDRALLAQPVDPRDVAGRISDRLAAGPSRTIEEYGGPQVLRYDEAAAAWLTARGRRRPVLSIRFPGTFGRTVRAGALTTTATPTGTLTWADYLADTYGGSAGK; translated from the coding sequence ATGAAGGTTCTGGTCACCGGCGCCAGCGGCACGCTCGGCCGGGCGGTCGTACCCCGCCTGCTGGGCGCGGGGTTCGACGTACGAGGAATGAGCCGGCGGCCCCGGCCGGCTGCCGACGGGGTCGAATGGGTGGTCGCGGACCTGGCCGCCGGCACCGGTGTCGACCTGGCGGTCACCGGCGTGGACGCGGTTGTCCACCTGGCCTCCGCGACGAGGTCGACGAGCGCCCGGGTCGACGTGGCCGGGACCCGCCGGCTGGTCACCGACGCCGCCGAGGCCGGGGTACGCCACCTGCTGTACGTCTCGATCGTCGGCATCGACCAGGTGCCCCTGCGGTACTACCGGCTCAAACTCGCCGCGGAGCAGGTGGTGGCCGCCGGTGCGGTGCCCTGGAGCATCCTGCGGGCCACCCAGTTCCCGCAGTTGCTGGACCAGATCCTGGGCGGCGCCAGCCGGCTCGGGCCGGTGCTCGGCGACCGTGCCCTGCTCGCCCAGCCCGTCGACCCGCGCGACGTGGCCGGCCGGATCTCGGACCGGTTGGCCGCCGGCCCGAGCCGGACCATCGAGGAGTACGGCGGACCGCAGGTGCTCCGGTACGACGAGGCCGCAGCCGCCTGGCTCACCGCCCGGGGCCGGCGCCGCCCGGTGCTGTCGATCCGGTTTCCGGGCACGTTCGGCCGGACGGTACGCGCGGGTGCCCTGACCACCACCGCCACCCCGACCGGCACCCTGACCTGGGCCGACTACCTCGCCGACACGTACGGGGGATCAGCCGGTAAATGA
- a CDS encoding proline--tRNA ligase, producing the protein MLLRMSTLFLRTLREDPADAEVPSHRLLVRAGYIRRAASGGYTWLPLGKLMLDRVAQVVRDEMAAIGGQELHFPALLPREAYETSGRWAEYGDDIFTLKDRRGAEHLLAPTHEEMFALLVKDLFSSYRDFPVILYQVQTKFRDEARPRAGLLRGREFLMKDAYSFDLDQAGLQAAYDQHRMAYQRIFDRLGLDYTIVAASSGAMGGSASEEFLAATPVGEDTFVGCTACHYAANTEAVTTPVPAAGDVDSFPPAEAYDTPDTPTIEALVQVANDRRLGGRDNWTAADTLKNVVLSVRRVGVAEPELLVIGVPGDREVDLKRVEVALYPNTATLFDGFADHPDLVRGYIGPQVLAKLGIRYLVDPRVVTGTAWLTGANEAGRHAVNVVSGRDFTPDGTIEAAEVRAGDPCPACRSGELTIRRGIEIGHIFQLGRRFTDAFAVDVLGPNGKPVRPIMGCYGIGVSRAVAAIAEQHHDERGLAWPAAVAPVDVHVVAAGKGPQVEAALALGRELSDAGLRVLVDDRSQVSAGVKFADAELIGIPRSVVVGRRLIDGYAELRDRASGERVELPVAEIVAQLTGRPA; encoded by the coding sequence ATGCTGCTTCGGATGTCCACGCTGTTCCTTCGTACGCTCCGGGAGGATCCGGCGGACGCGGAGGTGCCGAGCCACCGGCTCCTGGTCCGGGCCGGCTACATCCGGCGGGCCGCGTCGGGCGGCTACACCTGGCTGCCGCTGGGCAAGCTGATGCTGGACCGGGTGGCCCAGGTCGTACGCGACGAGATGGCCGCGATCGGTGGCCAGGAGCTGCACTTTCCCGCCCTGCTGCCGCGTGAGGCGTACGAGACGAGCGGCCGGTGGGCCGAGTACGGCGACGACATCTTCACCCTCAAGGACCGGCGGGGTGCCGAGCACCTGCTCGCGCCGACGCACGAGGAGATGTTCGCGCTGCTGGTGAAGGACCTGTTCAGCTCGTACCGGGACTTTCCGGTGATCCTCTACCAGGTGCAGACGAAGTTCCGGGACGAGGCGCGGCCCCGGGCCGGGCTGCTGCGCGGGCGGGAGTTCCTGATGAAGGACGCCTACTCGTTCGACCTGGACCAGGCCGGGTTGCAGGCCGCGTACGACCAGCATCGGATGGCGTACCAGCGGATCTTCGACCGGCTCGGGCTGGACTACACGATCGTCGCCGCCTCGTCGGGTGCGATGGGCGGGTCGGCTTCGGAGGAGTTCCTGGCCGCGACACCGGTCGGCGAGGACACCTTCGTCGGCTGCACCGCCTGTCACTACGCGGCGAACACCGAGGCGGTGACCACTCCGGTGCCGGCCGCCGGCGACGTCGACTCGTTCCCGCCCGCCGAGGCGTACGACACCCCGGACACGCCGACGATCGAGGCGTTGGTGCAGGTCGCGAACGACCGCAGGTTGGGTGGCCGGGACAACTGGACCGCCGCTGACACGTTGAAGAACGTCGTCCTGTCCGTACGCCGGGTCGGGGTCGCCGAGCCGGAACTGCTGGTGATCGGCGTACCCGGCGACCGGGAGGTGGACCTGAAGCGGGTCGAGGTGGCGCTCTACCCGAACACCGCCACGCTCTTCGACGGGTTCGCCGACCACCCGGACCTGGTCCGGGGCTACATCGGGCCGCAGGTGCTGGCGAAACTCGGGATCCGCTACCTGGTGGACCCCCGCGTGGTGACCGGGACGGCGTGGCTGACCGGTGCGAACGAGGCCGGGCGGCACGCGGTCAACGTGGTCAGCGGGCGGGACTTCACCCCGGACGGCACGATCGAGGCGGCCGAGGTCCGGGCCGGTGACCCCTGCCCGGCCTGCCGGTCCGGTGAGCTGACGATCCGCCGGGGGATCGAGATCGGGCACATCTTCCAGCTCGGTCGCCGGTTCACCGACGCGTTCGCGGTGGACGTACTCGGTCCGAACGGGAAGCCGGTGCGGCCGATCATGGGGTGCTACGGCATCGGGGTGTCCCGCGCGGTCGCGGCCATCGCCGAACAGCACCACGACGAACGGGGTCTGGCGTGGCCGGCGGCGGTCGCACCGGTTGACGTACACGTGGTCGCGGCCGGGAAGGGGCCGCAGGTGGAGGCGGCGCTGGCCCTCGGCCGGGAGCTGTCCGACGCCGGCCTGCGGGTGCTGGTCGACGACCGGTCGCAGGTGTCGGCCGGGGTCAAGTTCGCCGATGCCGAGCTGATCGGCATCCCACGCAGCGTCGTGGTCGGCCGCCGGCTGATCGACGGGTACGCCGAGCTGCGCGACCGGGCCAGCGGGGAGCGGGTCGAGCTGCCGGTCGCCGAGATCGTCGCCCAGCTCACCGGCCGCCCCGCCTGA
- a CDS encoding dTDP-4-dehydrorhamnose 3,5-epimerase family protein yields the protein MKSTELSISGAWEFVPQQFPDSRGNFLVWYDAGAFSDALGFELSVAQTNHSVSRRGVVRGIHWADVPPGQGKYVYCPQGALLDIVVDLRVGSPTFGQHEVVRMDTVDYRALYLSEGLGHGFIALEDNTVLSYLCSTGYAPKRERIVNVLDPELALPIPSDINPTLSERDAAGPTLAELRDAGLLPTYDECLRHYASLRADHRG from the coding sequence GTGAAATCCACCGAGTTGTCGATCTCCGGTGCCTGGGAGTTCGTACCCCAGCAGTTTCCCGACAGCCGTGGCAACTTCCTCGTCTGGTACGACGCCGGCGCGTTCTCCGACGCGTTGGGTTTCGAGTTGTCCGTAGCCCAGACCAACCACAGCGTGTCCCGTCGCGGCGTGGTCCGGGGCATCCACTGGGCCGACGTACCGCCCGGTCAGGGCAAGTACGTCTACTGCCCGCAGGGCGCCCTGCTGGACATTGTGGTCGACCTGCGGGTCGGCTCGCCGACGTTCGGCCAGCACGAGGTCGTTCGCATGGACACGGTCGACTACCGGGCCCTCTACCTCTCCGAAGGGCTGGGCCACGGGTTCATCGCGCTCGAGGACAACACCGTGCTGAGCTACCTCTGCTCGACCGGGTACGCCCCGAAGCGCGAGCGGATCGTCAACGTGCTCGACCCGGAACTCGCCCTGCCGATCCCGTCGGACATCAACCCGACCCTCTCGGAGCGGGACGCCGCCGGCCCGACCCTGGCCGAGCTGCGCGACGCCGGGCTGCTCCCGACGTACGACGAGTGCCTGCGCCACTACGCCTCCCTGCGCGCCGACCACCGGGGCTGA
- a CDS encoding YbaK/EbsC family protein, with the protein MGTLQTEPARTRLDLLAPPVAVAVQGWPADGSVPVDDILVAPIDATLADTAAFCAAYEVGLDVSANCVVVAGKRDGVTRYAACMILATTRADVNGVVRRQLDVRKASFAPMDDAVSLTGMEYGGITPIGLPSEWPILVDERVIDSKYVIIGSGVRHSKIAVPGRALATLPNARVVPDLARPAA; encoded by the coding sequence ATGGGGACCTTGCAGACGGAACCGGCCCGTACCCGCCTCGACCTGCTCGCCCCGCCGGTGGCGGTGGCCGTACAGGGCTGGCCGGCGGATGGTTCGGTGCCGGTGGACGACATCCTGGTCGCGCCGATCGACGCCACGCTCGCGGACACCGCCGCCTTCTGTGCCGCGTACGAGGTGGGGTTGGACGTCTCGGCCAACTGTGTCGTGGTGGCCGGCAAGCGGGACGGTGTGACCCGCTACGCCGCCTGCATGATCCTGGCGACCACCAGGGCGGACGTGAACGGTGTGGTCCGCCGCCAGCTCGACGTACGCAAGGCGAGCTTCGCCCCGATGGACGACGCGGTCAGCCTCACCGGCATGGAGTACGGCGGCATCACCCCGATCGGGCTGCCGTCGGAATGGCCGATCCTGGTCGACGAGCGGGTCATCGACAGCAAGTACGTGATCATCGGTTCCGGCGTACGGCACAGCAAGATCGCGGTGCCCGGTCGGGCCCTGGCCACCCTGCCCAACGCGCGCGTGGTCCCGGACCTGGCCCGACCGGCCGCCTGA